In one window of Tumebacillus algifaecis DNA:
- a CDS encoding sensor domain-containing diguanylate cyclase, translating to MKLTAVKLYQYAVLLFAAFLVLTAAFSHYESFLQPQLIFLLLLYLLVESIQIPLWRGYGSLTYGVTLGTMVLYGPHVAAPLVAIAVTAAPLIKRNNRGTLLHFFNGAQHAVSVFAAYGIFQGFGGGTAHLTGSVVTLDFLILIPVTLMYMVMNHFFVQTLFILRRDKLTPQDFLHLFISDAMNYLISTPFAVFMLAFDGYAPILFLVFIPLVLFGQVLKLYRKITMTNKAHEVVYRLQSEFDVQTISCTITESVRELTSSVTAALWVLEKDRLMPIHIDGQYHPELMPKDGYSLSEGSITSLAVQSKQVESVPDTMKDKRIMPKVEGFKSFLVVPLKARDKVVGVLTCFGSRTHAYTEEQIELITVLAAQVGVLIENASLYRELQEATLRDPGTGLYNYRYFYQELSRRFELAKAESRPMSIVILDIDHFKKYNDTYGHVVGDEVLRQTAQVIQHAVGNTGVVARYGGEEFALLLNASLEEAQQIVEGIRRALHFHKFEYQGYVVQGVTVSVGVASYPDHDQNEKELLEKADQAMYWGAKQRGRDKVAVYTPDFDTHLFVDKLTGLYTYHYLRIKLMEEFMVQSQENGQSFALIFLNIAEFNTINRTFGFEVGNMVLREIALLIKENVRNGEIAARYGGDEYLLLVPLVNREDAERIMERLQKAVASHKFKVGDNVLVRVRSRADIVVFPDEVSEGPQLVSQIAKMFLHLSSDWLEQKQKHAEA from the coding sequence GTGAAGTTGACGGCGGTGAAGCTGTATCAATATGCAGTGCTTCTTTTTGCCGCGTTTCTGGTTCTGACCGCAGCGTTTAGCCACTACGAATCGTTTTTGCAACCGCAATTGATCTTTCTCTTGTTGCTCTATCTGCTCGTCGAGTCGATTCAGATTCCGCTGTGGCGTGGATATGGGTCGCTGACATATGGCGTGACCCTTGGAACGATGGTGCTGTACGGCCCGCATGTGGCGGCACCGCTTGTCGCCATCGCAGTGACCGCCGCTCCCCTGATCAAGCGCAACAACCGAGGCACTCTGCTCCACTTCTTCAATGGGGCCCAGCATGCGGTCAGCGTGTTTGCTGCCTACGGGATCTTTCAAGGGTTTGGCGGCGGGACGGCACATCTGACCGGATCGGTTGTGACCCTCGACTTTTTGATTCTCATCCCTGTAACCTTGATGTATATGGTGATGAACCACTTTTTCGTACAGACTTTGTTCATCCTGCGCCGTGACAAATTGACACCGCAGGATTTTCTTCACCTCTTTATCAGCGATGCGATGAACTACCTGATTTCGACGCCGTTTGCCGTGTTCATGTTGGCGTTTGACGGGTACGCTCCGATCCTCTTTTTGGTATTCATCCCGCTGGTGCTCTTCGGACAGGTGCTGAAGCTGTACCGTAAGATCACGATGACCAATAAGGCGCACGAAGTCGTCTACCGCTTACAAAGCGAGTTCGACGTGCAAACCATCTCCTGCACGATCACCGAATCGGTGCGCGAACTCACCTCGTCGGTGACAGCAGCGCTCTGGGTGTTGGAGAAGGATCGCCTGATGCCAATACATATCGACGGGCAGTATCACCCAGAACTGATGCCCAAAGACGGCTATTCTCTGTCAGAAGGTAGCATCACATCGCTGGCGGTGCAGAGCAAGCAGGTGGAATCGGTGCCCGACACGATGAAAGACAAGCGGATCATGCCGAAAGTGGAGGGGTTCAAATCCTTCCTCGTCGTGCCGCTGAAAGCGCGCGACAAGGTGGTCGGCGTCCTCACCTGCTTTGGATCGCGCACACACGCCTACACGGAGGAGCAGATCGAACTGATCACCGTACTGGCCGCACAAGTCGGGGTGCTGATCGAAAACGCCAGCCTCTACCGTGAACTACAGGAAGCGACGTTGCGCGATCCCGGCACGGGGCTGTATAACTACCGCTATTTTTATCAAGAACTCTCACGCCGCTTCGAACTGGCCAAAGCGGAGTCACGGCCGATGTCGATCGTCATTTTGGACATCGATCATTTCAAGAAATATAACGATACATATGGACATGTCGTCGGTGATGAAGTGCTTCGCCAAACGGCACAGGTGATTCAACATGCGGTAGGTAACACTGGGGTGGTCGCGCGTTACGGCGGTGAGGAGTTTGCCCTCTTGCTCAACGCCTCGCTTGAGGAGGCGCAACAGATCGTCGAAGGCATCCGCCGCGCCTTGCATTTTCACAAATTCGAATACCAAGGCTATGTGGTACAGGGCGTGACGGTCTCCGTCGGGGTAGCCTCGTACCCCGACCACGATCAAAATGAGAAAGAACTGTTGGAAAAAGCGGATCAGGCGATGTATTGGGGTGCGAAGCAGCGCGGGCGGGACAAGGTTGCCGTCTATACGCCCGATTTTGACACCCATCTGTTTGTCGATAAATTGACCGGCCTGTACACGTACCATTATCTGCGGATCAAGCTGATGGAAGAGTTTATGGTGCAGAGCCAAGAGAACGGGCAATCGTTTGCTTTGATCTTCTTAAACATTGCAGAGTTTAACACCATCAACCGCACGTTTGGCTTTGAAGTTGGGAACATGGTGCTGCGCGAGATTGCACTGCTGATCAAGGAGAATGTTCGGAATGGTGAAATCGCAGCTCGTTACGGCGGGGATGAGTATTTGCTGCTCGTACCGCTGGTGAACCGCGAGGATGCCGAGCGGATCATGGAGCGCTTGCAAAAGGCGGTCGCCTCCCACAAGTTCAAAGTGGGCGACAACGTGTTGGTGCGCGTTCGTTCGCGGGCCGACATCGTCGTTTTTCCAGACGAGGTGTCGGAAGGACCACAACTTGTCTCGCAGATCGCCAAGATGTTCTTGCATCTTTCATCCGACTGGCTGGAACAGAAACAAAAGCATGCAGAAGCATAA
- a CDS encoding DUF421 domain-containing protein, producing MVNLAGLFLRIILFYFATLAAMRLMGKREIGKLSIFDLVISVMIAEVSATALIDHEVMVKEGLLIIGSLVLLQIVMSWLSMKSITLRKLIDGQPTLLIANGKIRDDEMRRTRYTLSDLMTQLREKDIATVSDVEFAILETTGKLSVFPKASKRPVTPEDLGLTVPRTGLPLPLIVDGYVMDEHLERIGKTRFWLKNELQKHGYREFKTIFYCSIDNQGSLFIDPYK from the coding sequence ATGGTCAATCTCGCCGGGCTCTTCTTGCGAATCATTTTGTTCTACTTTGCGACCCTCGCAGCGATGCGGCTGATGGGGAAGCGGGAGATCGGCAAGCTGTCGATTTTTGACTTGGTGATTTCGGTGATGATCGCTGAAGTGTCGGCGACGGCGCTGATCGACCATGAGGTGATGGTCAAGGAAGGGCTGTTGATCATCGGCTCGCTTGTCTTGTTGCAGATAGTCATGTCTTGGCTGTCCATGAAATCGATCACGCTGCGCAAACTGATCGACGGTCAGCCGACGTTGCTCATCGCGAACGGAAAAATTCGTGATGATGAGATGCGCCGCACTCGTTATACGTTGAGCGATCTGATGACCCAATTGCGCGAGAAGGACATCGCAACCGTCTCCGATGTTGAATTTGCGATTCTGGAAACGACAGGCAAGCTCAGCGTGTTTCCGAAGGCTAGCAAGCGGCCAGTAACTCCAGAAGACCTTGGGCTCACCGTGCCGCGGACAGGGTTGCCCTTGCCATTGATCGTGGATGGGTACGTGATGGACGAGCATTTGGAACGCATTGGCAAGACCCGCTTTTGGCTGAAAAATGAACTGCAAAAGCATGGGTATCGCGAGTTCAAAACGATATTTTACTGCTCGATCGACAATCAGGGCAGTCTGTTTATCGACCCCTATAAGTGA
- the spoVB gene encoding stage V sporulation protein B gives MSKQSFLKGAVILVAASLVTRVLGFVYKIFLSRLIGAEGIGLFYTVFPILMFLITLTTAGLPIAISKLVAEALVEEDTRRVKRIVSVSMKAVITLSVIFTALMLFLAPWITANVLTDPRAYYTLLAMSPIIVIIAISSILRGYFQGLQNMTPNAVASILEQIARIGAVLVFATYLLPYGLEYAAAGAMIGMVVGEVIGLLYLTFTYYRRFSLRKMPPSNSNKPPEPFRKMLSSVLEIAMPVTLSRIVGSIAYTLEPILVTRCLVMTGLSAAVATTLYGQYSGMAISLLVLPTVFTYSLQTTLVPSISEAVAAGDQLVVQRRLYQAFRLTALIGFPTSAILTLYATELSHAIFNDKAVGPILAIMAPVGFLMYLQGPLSGILQGLNRAGEAMRNSIVGSILKLVIIYYLVSNPSYGIAGVAWSVVISVSVVTILHFMSVTRLLGFYVNLVETIKILIATSLLSVWLIEFRNLLPQLNDVWLTVYGTFSGFALYFLVLNLMGVVTLHTVSRVPKVGPPLAGILRIVPFLR, from the coding sequence TTGAGCAAACAATCCTTTTTAAAAGGCGCTGTCATCCTCGTCGCAGCCAGTCTCGTCACTCGTGTGCTCGGCTTTGTCTACAAGATCTTCCTCTCCCGGTTGATCGGGGCCGAGGGCATCGGCTTGTTCTATACGGTATTTCCGATCTTGATGTTTCTGATTACGCTTACCACAGCCGGACTGCCGATCGCGATCTCCAAATTGGTCGCTGAAGCGCTGGTTGAAGAGGACACCAGACGAGTGAAGCGGATCGTTTCCGTTTCGATGAAGGCGGTGATCACCCTGTCGGTGATCTTTACCGCACTGATGCTCTTTCTCGCTCCCTGGATCACAGCAAACGTGCTGACCGACCCTCGCGCCTATTATACGCTGCTTGCGATGTCGCCCATCATCGTGATCATCGCCATCTCCTCCATCTTGCGCGGCTACTTCCAAGGACTCCAGAACATGACGCCCAATGCGGTCGCCTCGATCTTAGAGCAGATCGCCCGCATCGGTGCTGTGCTCGTTTTTGCCACGTACCTGTTGCCGTACGGATTGGAATATGCAGCAGCAGGCGCGATGATCGGCATGGTGGTCGGAGAAGTGATCGGTCTGCTTTATCTGACCTTCACGTACTACAGGCGCTTCTCCTTGCGCAAGATGCCACCATCTAACTCGAACAAGCCCCCCGAGCCGTTTCGAAAAATGCTTTCTTCGGTGCTCGAAATCGCAATGCCCGTCACGCTGTCTCGCATCGTCGGGTCGATCGCCTACACGCTGGAACCGATTCTGGTCACTCGCTGTCTGGTGATGACCGGGCTGTCTGCCGCCGTCGCGACGACGCTCTACGGGCAATATTCTGGGATGGCAATCTCCCTGCTCGTGCTGCCGACCGTCTTTACCTACTCGTTGCAGACCACGCTCGTACCGTCCATTTCCGAGGCGGTGGCAGCGGGCGATCAGTTGGTGGTGCAGCGCCGCTTGTACCAAGCGTTTCGTTTGACTGCGTTGATCGGCTTCCCGACTTCTGCAATTCTCACGCTGTATGCGACCGAGTTGTCACACGCCATATTCAATGACAAAGCGGTCGGCCCGATCTTGGCGATCATGGCTCCGGTCGGCTTCCTGATGTACCTGCAAGGGCCGCTCTCCGGCATTTTACAGGGATTGAACCGTGCCGGAGAAGCGATGCGCAATTCGATCGTCGGGTCGATCTTAAAGCTTGTGATCATCTATTACCTCGTCTCCAACCCGTCCTATGGCATCGCAGGTGTGGCTTGGTCGGTAGTCATCTCGGTCAGCGTTGTGACGATCTTGCATTTCATGTCGGTCACACGCTTGCTCGGCTTTTACGTAAACCTTGTCGAAACGATAAAAATTTTGATCGCGACCTCTCTGCTCAGCGTTTGGCTGATCGAGTTTCGCAACCTGCTTCCCCAGCTCAACGATGTATGGCTGACCGTCTACGGGACTTTTTCCGGTTTTGCCCTCTACTTCCTCGTGCTCAACCTGATGGGCGTCGTCACGTTGCACACCGTCTCTCGCGTGCCAAAAGTGGGTCCGCCGCTGGCCGGTATCTTACGCATCGTGCCATTCTTGCGCTAG
- a CDS encoding post-transcriptional regulator — protein sequence MSEEQQAPVMDEAELSEVVRKLCISKAEELHLHGYDQVSGEDVWECVSSKYKSGLPPLHQLVNDVLTLKGHTFMNWLLLRTLKG from the coding sequence ATGAGTGAAGAACAGCAGGCGCCTGTCATGGATGAAGCGGAATTGAGTGAGGTTGTGCGCAAGCTTTGCATCAGCAAGGCAGAAGAGTTGCACCTGCACGGCTATGATCAGGTGAGTGGCGAGGACGTGTGGGAGTGTGTGTCCAGCAAATACAAAAGCGGCCTTCCTCCTTTGCATCAGCTTGTCAACGACGTGTTGACACTCAAAGGGCACACGTTTATGAACTGGCTGCTCCTCCGCACACTGAAAGGATAA
- a CDS encoding HD domain-containing protein has product MSQTRVEQHITLAEIKELPQVRQYIVSADKFLKAMGFTEHGFRHVTLVSNIAENVMELLGYSERERELAAIAGYIHDIGNITGRHDHGKAGAIMCFHILEQIGMPYEEIACIVGAVGNHEEQYGEAVNTVAAALILADKSDVHRTRVRRRDVSQFDIHDRVNYSATSSFLDVNSDTRAVTLKIEIDNQISSVMEYFEIFMERMMMCQRAAKMLDARFRLNINGADIL; this is encoded by the coding sequence ATGTCTCAAACGAGAGTCGAACAACATATCACCCTTGCCGAAATCAAAGAACTGCCCCAGGTGCGGCAATATATCGTATCGGCAGATAAATTTTTAAAAGCGATGGGCTTTACCGAACATGGATTTCGCCATGTCACCTTGGTATCAAACATCGCCGAAAATGTGATGGAGCTTTTGGGCTACTCGGAGCGCGAGCGGGAATTGGCCGCAATCGCGGGTTACATCCATGACATCGGCAACATCACGGGACGTCACGATCATGGCAAGGCGGGGGCGATCATGTGCTTTCATATCTTAGAACAGATCGGGATGCCATATGAGGAAATCGCTTGTATCGTCGGTGCGGTAGGCAACCATGAAGAGCAGTACGGCGAGGCGGTGAACACGGTGGCGGCCGCCTTGATACTGGCCGACAAATCGGATGTGCACCGTACGCGAGTCAGACGGCGCGACGTGTCGCAGTTCGATATTCATGACCGGGTCAATTACTCAGCGACTTCTTCGTTTTTAGATGTGAACTCCGACACGCGTGCAGTGACGCTGAAGATCGAGATCGACAATCAAATCTCTTCTGTAATGGAGTATTTTGAAATTTTTATGGAGCGCATGATGATGTGCCAACGGGCGGCGAAAATGCTAGACGCTCGTTTCCGCTTAAATATTAATGGGGCCGATATCCTGTAG
- the secD gene encoding protein translocase subunit SecD, with protein sequence MIKWSRFVGFLLIVVLFFALAVPTYKGIWNGITLGLDLQGGFDVLYEVEPGPKGEEVTSEGVIATIKAIERRIDAEGVSEPNIQKEGENRIRVQLAGVFDQDEAKKKLVQTAVLRFLAPDGTELATGSDLKSNAKYVSDQNTGAPQVAVEFKNPDLFKDITSKYVGQVVAIELDGNIITAPVINEVIYSGSAVINGQKDVKEATELANLLNAGSLPFPLKEISSFTVAPSLGEEALHMTLVAGGIAFLLIFAFMVLVYRLPGLIASIALIMYAYLLFAVVNFLGITLTLPGLAALVLGIGMAVDVNIIATERMKDEFRNGKSTLSAVIMGQKRSMPTIIDANITSIIAGILMYWFGTGQIKSFAVAHIISVLATFITAVLISRLLMQLLVRSNLIKNPWWYGAPKKKGGAAK encoded by the coding sequence ATGATCAAGTGGAGTCGTTTCGTTGGCTTCCTGTTAATCGTGGTCCTGTTTTTTGCCCTAGCGGTTCCTACATATAAGGGAATCTGGAATGGCATCACGCTCGGACTCGATCTGCAAGGCGGCTTTGATGTTTTGTATGAAGTGGAACCAGGTCCCAAAGGTGAAGAGGTGACGTCAGAAGGTGTCATCGCGACGATCAAGGCGATCGAACGCCGGATCGACGCAGAAGGCGTCTCCGAACCGAACATTCAAAAAGAAGGAGAGAACCGCATTCGCGTTCAGCTTGCGGGCGTGTTCGATCAGGATGAAGCGAAGAAGAAACTTGTGCAGACAGCAGTTCTGCGCTTCTTGGCACCTGATGGCACGGAGCTTGCAACCGGTTCTGACCTGAAATCGAACGCTAAATATGTGTCTGACCAGAATACAGGTGCTCCGCAAGTTGCTGTCGAGTTTAAAAATCCTGATCTGTTCAAGGACATTACCTCCAAATACGTGGGTCAGGTGGTCGCCATTGAACTTGATGGCAACATCATTACCGCTCCGGTCATCAACGAAGTGATCTACAGCGGCAGTGCGGTCATCAACGGTCAGAAGGATGTAAAAGAAGCAACCGAACTGGCCAACCTGCTCAACGCAGGCTCACTGCCATTCCCGCTGAAAGAAATCTCCTCCTTCACCGTCGCTCCATCCTTAGGTGAAGAGGCGCTGCACATGACACTGGTCGCTGGCGGAATCGCGTTCCTGCTGATCTTCGCCTTCATGGTCCTCGTCTATCGTTTGCCAGGTCTGATCGCTTCGATCGCCTTGATCATGTATGCGTACCTGCTGTTTGCGGTCGTCAACTTCTTGGGCATCACGTTGACTTTGCCAGGCTTGGCGGCGCTCGTATTGGGTATCGGTATGGCGGTTGACGTGAACATCATCGCAACTGAGCGGATGAAAGACGAATTCCGCAATGGCAAATCAACTTTGTCTGCTGTGATCATGGGGCAAAAGCGTTCGATGCCGACTATCATCGACGCCAACATCACATCGATCATCGCCGGGATTCTGATGTACTGGTTCGGTACTGGTCAGATCAAGAGCTTTGCAGTGGCACACATCATCTCCGTGCTGGCGACGTTCATCACCGCTGTGTTGATCTCCCGCCTCTTGATGCAACTGCTGGTACGTTCCAACCTGATCAAAAACCCGTGGTGGTATGGCGCACCTAAGAAAAAGGGAGGGGCAGCCAAGTGA
- the secF gene encoding protein translocase subunit SecF → MKFDIVKNRKWYFGFSILIAIAGVLIMLLMGLNLGTDFQAGSRVQFSVGHAFTEAEIKQQFEDNLKTIEVSSVQEIENYGAVVRIAKKISADEESEINGFLNKTFENAKPQISSIDPVVARELAKKAIYAILYASLGIILYMAVRFEYRFAIAGVISVLQVVLVVVSLFALFRFEIDITFIAAILTIVGYSIHDTIVIFDRIRENLKHHKVKTISDLESLVNDSIWQTMARSINTVLTVIFSAGMLYLLGGDAIKHFSLALLIGLVTGAYSSIFIASQLWVVWKSRELKKA, encoded by the coding sequence GTGAAATTTGATATCGTAAAAAACCGCAAATGGTACTTCGGCTTCTCCATTCTGATCGCGATCGCCGGGGTTTTGATCATGCTCCTGATGGGTCTGAACCTCGGGACCGACTTCCAAGCCGGTTCTCGTGTGCAGTTCTCTGTAGGCCATGCCTTTACCGAAGCGGAAATTAAACAGCAGTTTGAGGACAACTTGAAAACGATTGAAGTATCTTCGGTACAGGAGATCGAAAATTACGGCGCAGTCGTGAGGATCGCCAAGAAGATCTCGGCGGACGAAGAGAGCGAGATCAATGGATTCCTGAACAAAACATTCGAGAATGCCAAGCCGCAGATTTCCTCAATCGACCCAGTCGTTGCTCGTGAGCTTGCTAAAAAAGCGATCTACGCGATCTTATACGCATCGCTCGGGATCATCCTGTACATGGCAGTGCGTTTTGAATACCGCTTTGCAATCGCAGGCGTCATCTCCGTTTTACAGGTAGTGCTGGTTGTCGTCTCGCTCTTCGCACTGTTCCGCTTTGAGATCGACATTACGTTCATCGCGGCCATCTTGACGATCGTCGGGTACTCGATCCACGATACGATCGTTATCTTCGACCGGATTCGTGAGAACTTGAAGCACCACAAGGTCAAGACCATCTCCGATTTGGAGAGCCTAGTCAACGACTCGATCTGGCAGACGATGGCGCGCTCGATCAACACCGTCCTCACCGTTATCTTCTCGGCAGGTATGCTCTACCTGCTGGGCGGCGATGCGATCAAGCACTTCTCGCTCGCACTGTTGATCGGTCTGGTTACAGGTGCATACTCTTCCATCTTTATTGCGTCCCAACTGTGGGTGGTCTGGAAGAGTCGCGAATTGAAGAAAGCGTAG